Genomic window (Desulfovibrio sp. TomC):
TCAAGGTGCCGACTCCCGTCCAATCCGATTCCCTCAATCGGGCCACCACTGCCAATCCTAAGGCTCAAACCTCTCTTGAGAGGCAAAGCGGCTACGCCGCCTACCTCAAAGCGCAGGAGGTTCAGGCATGAGGCCCGTCGTCTTTCTCATGTGTTTCATGGGGTGCGCGGGAGTCCTTCTTTTCGAGGGCGGGTTTCGATTCAACGCCACAGCCTCGATGCCCCGGGGGTTTTACCAGCTTGTCCCTGGCAAGGCTGCGGTGATCGAGCACGGCGACCTCGTCAGCTTTTGCCTGGAAGACGCCTCCTTCACGCCGTTGGCCCTGGAGCGGGGTTACCTGCGGCCCGGGGCATGCCCGGGTGGGCTGCAACCATTGCTCAAGGTCGTAGCAGGGCTCCCAGGAGACGAGGTGGACCTGGCTCCGGACGGCATTCGGATAAACGGCCAGCTTCAGCCGGAGAGCCAGGCGCATTCGCAAGACAGCCATGGCAGGCCGCTGCCGCCTATTGCGCTCTGCCCTGTCCAGATTCCCCCGGACATGGCTCTGATTCTGTCCTCTGGGCATCCAGGCGGTTTTGACGGCCGATACTTTGGCTTGGTCCCCTTTGCCTCGCTTCAACTGGTGAAGCCGGTTCAACTCTTCGACACAGGAGAAAAATGAATGGAACGGGAAACTCTCAAAGCGGCGGCTCGGGCGGTGGATGTCCAGGCCTCGGAAAATCCGAGTCTTGGCATCCCGGCCGATCCT
Coding sequences:
- the traF gene encoding conjugative transfer signal peptidase TraF, encoding MRPVVFLMCFMGCAGVLLFEGGFRFNATASMPRGFYQLVPGKAAVIEHGDLVSFCLEDASFTPLALERGYLRPGACPGGLQPLLKVVAGLPGDEVDLAPDGIRINGQLQPESQAHSQDSHGRPLPPIALCPVQIPPDMALILSSGHPGGFDGRYFGLVPFASLQLVKPVQLFDTGEK